The following proteins are co-located in the Paralichthys olivaceus isolate ysfri-2021 chromosome 2, ASM2471397v2, whole genome shotgun sequence genome:
- the rbm5 gene encoding RNA-binding protein 5 has translation MGADKRISRTERSGRYGSDQARDESEWRDRRERDPEREHNMRRWGEERRSERYEGGDRRASRDSPEQRDRKRRNSDRSEDGYHSDGDYPEQDYRREPGDERKSKTIMLWGLSPHVTEDDIRFAIDQLEGPQPVDVRLMKKKTGISRGFAFVDFYHLQDATRWMETNQKRLTIQGKSVDMHYSHPRNKYEDWLCNTCGLYNFRRRLKCFRCGAAKAESETSGNTGVSETQSSGDFYGDTIILRNIAAMTTVEAIMTAIAPYANLSSNNIRLIKDKQTGQNRGFAFVQLSSPLEASQLLTILQGLQPPLKLDGKTIGVDYAKSARKDLLLPDGNRVSAFSVASTAIAAAQWSSSQSQEGMSEYSYLQEGYAPMSQEYQTYYQQAAGASTSQGNGILGAAPSVKMVPTAAGIVISQGAQVYQPHIISHPAVQALTLAQQLEGRSQAGHLSGIEAASPLATISTASTITASGQTDEASTAVPDTSTYQYDESSGYYYDPQTGLYYDPNTHYYYNSQTQQYLYWDSEKQAYLPASTDPNAGQNDNAAGGKEGKEKKEKPKSKTAQQIAKDMERWAKSLNKQKENFRSSFQPISQEERKEAAAADAGFTLFEKKQAGGLERFMPEVLRSAEEESPTSSAHSSKCGLVAAYSGDSDPEEGGAEPDGGDGVNDKLTDWTKLACLLCRRQFPNKESLVRHQQLSDLHKKNLEVLHRSKMTEAELEELERKESELKYRDRAAERREKYGIPEPPAPKKKKFSQPTPVINYEQPTKDGLNSDNIGNKMLQAMGWKEGKGLGRNQQGITTPIEAQLRTKGAGLGTKGTNYTLSASDTYKDAVRKAMFARFTELE, from the exons ATGGGAGCCGATAAAAG GATTAGTCGGACAGAACGTAGCGGTAGATATGGCTCTGACCAGGCCCGTGATGAATCAGAATGGCGTgatagaagagagagggatCCGGAGCGTGAACACAACATGCGCCGCTGGGGGGAAGAGAGACGTAGTGAACGTTATGAGGGTGGAGACCGTCGAGCATCCAGAGACAGTCCAGAG caAAGAGACCGTAAACGACGCAACAGTGATAGATCAGAAGATGGTTATCACTCGGATGGTGACTACCCAGAGCAGGATTACAGAAGAGAGCCtggggatgagaggaagagCAAGACCATCATGCTCTGGGGTCTGTCTCCTCATGTCACTGAGGATGAT ATTCGTTTTGCCATTGACCAGCTGGAGGGACCCCAGCCAGTGGATGTCAgactgatgaagaaaaaaacag GTATAAGCCGTGGTTTCGCCTTCGTGGACTTTTATCACTTGCAAGATGCTACCCGATGGATGGAGACCAATCAG AAACGCCTGACGATCCAAGGCAAAAGTGTGGACATGCACTACAGTCACCCCAGAAACAAGTATGAAGACTGGCTCTGCAACACT TGTGGCCTGTACAATTTCCGGAGGAGGCTGAAGTGCTTCAGGTGTGGAGCAGCCAAAGCTG AAAGTGAAACCAGCGGTAATACAGGAGTCTCTGAAACTCAATCCAGTGGAGATTTCTATGGCGACA CAATCATCCTGAGAAATATTGCTGCCATGACAACTGTGGAAGCCATCATGACGGCCATTGCACCATATGCTAATCTGTCATCGAACAATATTCGCCTCATCAAGGACAAGCAGACGGGCCAGAACAGAGGCTTTGCCTTTGTACAACTGTCCTCTCCACTA GAGGCTTCTCAGCTGCTAACCATCTTACAGGGATTGCAGCCTCCTCTAAAACTAGATGGAAAAACAATCGGGGTTGATTATGCTAAGAGTGCTAGAAA GGATCTTTTACTACCTGATGGGAATCGTGTCAGTGCCTTCTCTGTGGCCAGCACAGCCATTGCTGCAGCCCAATGGTCCTCAAGTcag AGCCAAGAGGGGATGTCAGAGTACAGCTACCTGCAAGAAGGCTACGCTCCAATGTCACAG gAGTACCAGACGTACTACCAGCAAGCAGCAGGAGCCAGCACATCACAGGGAAATGGAATTCTAGGAG CTGCGCCAAGTGTGAAGATGGTTCCAACTGCAGCTGGAATAGTGATCTCACAGGGTGCACAAGTCTACCAACCACATATAATCTCACACCCTGCTGTTCAG GCATTGACACTTGCTCAGCAACTGGAGGGCAGATCCCAGGCAGGACATCTCTCAGGCATTGAAGCTGCATCTCCTCTGGCCACCATCTCCACTGCCAGTACAATAACAGCCTctggacagacagatgaagCCAGCACTG CTGTCCCTGATACATCCACCTATCAGTATGATGAGTCCTCTGGCTACTATTATGATCCTCAGACTGGCCTCTACTATGACCCAAACACGCAT TATTACTACAACTCTCAGACCCAGCAGTATCTGTACTGGGACAGTGAGAAGCAGGCGTACTTACCTGCCTCAACTGACCCAAATGCTGGACAAAATGATAATGCAGCAGGAGGCAAAGAAGGcaaggagaaaaaggaaaaacccaAAAGCAAGACTGCTCAGCAG ATTGCTAAAGACATGGAGCGTTGGGCTAAAAGTCTCAACAAGCAGAAAGAGAACTTCAGGAGCAGCTTTCAGCCTATTAGTcaagaagagaggaaggaggctgcagctgctgatgctGGCTTCACACTTTTTGAAAAGAAG CAGGCGGGAGGTCTAGAAAGATTCATGCCAGAAGTGCTACGGAGCGCTGAGGAAGAGTCACCAACCAGCTCAGCACACTCTTCCAAG TGTGGCCTTGTGGCAGCCTACAGTGGAGACAGCGACCCAGAAGAGGGCGGAGCAGAGCCggatggtggtgatggagtCAATGACAAACTGACTGATTGGACCAAGTTAGCCTGCCTGCTCTGTAGGAGACAGTTTCCCAATAAAGAGAGTCTAGTTCGTCATCAGCAACTCTCTGACCTCCACAAG AAAAACCTGGAGGTTCTCCACAGATCTAAAATGACTGAAGCAGAGCTGGAAGAGTTGGAGAGGAAAGAGTCTGAG CTGAAgtacagagacagagcagctgagaggagagaaaaatatgGCATCCCAGAACCACCGGCacccaaaaagaagaaatttaGCCAACCAACACCAGTCAT AAACTATGAGCAGCCCACAAAGGACGGCCTCAACAGTGACAACATCGGGAACAAAATGCTGCAGGCCATGGGCTGGAAGGAGGGAAAAGGACTTGGTCGCAACCAACAGGGCATCACTACGCCAATTGAG GCACAGTTGAGAACAAAAGGAGCTGGGCTCGGCACCAAAGGCACCAACTACACCCTCTCTGCTTCTGACACTTATAAAGACGCAGTCCGCAAAGCCATGTTCGCTCGTTTCACTGAGTTGGAATGA
- the p4htmb gene encoding transmembrane prolyl 4-hydroxylase, translating into MTDDQETSDSEDTTASGSSTLPPPLRPQNERLQCHKSSVCSRSYFVVVMVFFHVYIINVIALLFYVHYISGQEDASPSRDAPSSDHNHRQQQQQQHQQHQQSTESRRPPSKAEFLRDVSLTRIEGIRVGHVQSVSLVPGKVHEMRTLSLKPLLFEIPGFLSDDECRVVMQLAQLKGLMESQLMVQDGQEELAKELNLSPEEIFNLLDINQDGQLQLHEILTHSRVRDGIWLTPENLREIYAGLKADKDGNGLLSLEEFRLLSNDAFQRFLLQRGVKRSQLVRNSRHTWLYQGKGAHQVLQDIKTRVTRLTRLPATLVDLSEPLQVVRYEEGGHYHAHHDSGPVYPETACTHTRLAANTSTPFETSCRYITVLFYLNSVEGGGETAFPVADNRTYDEVSLIQNDVDLLDTRRNCDKSNLRVKPTKGTAVFWYNYLSDGKGWVGEQDEYALHGGCVVTHGTKWVANKWINIDPDYQRQARYQHLVSRQPEEEEDDEGLTLNSDIQSSNIHQDL; encoded by the exons ATGACCGACGACCAGGAAACCTCAGACTCCGAGGACACGACTGCGTCCGGGAGCTCGACCTTGCCGCCGCCTCTCCGGCCGCAGAACGAGCGCCTCCAATGCCACAAGAGCAGCGTGTGCTCCCGCTCCTACTTcgtggtggtgatggtgtttTTCCACGTTTACATAATTAACGTCATCGCACTGCTGTTTTACGTGCACTACATCAGCGGACAGGAGGACGCGAGCCCGAGTCGTGACGCCCCCAGCAGCGACCATAACCACcgccagcagcaacagcagcagcatcagcagcatcagcagagcACCGAGTCCAGACGGCCGCCATCAAAAGCTGAGTTTCTGCGTGATGTGTCGCTCACTAGGATCGAGGGAATAAGG GTGGGGCATGTCCAGAGTGTGTCACTGGTGCCGGGCAAAGTGCACGAAATGCGGACTCTGAGTCTGAAACCTCTGCTGTTTG AGATCCCTGGGTTCCTGTCAGACGATGAGTGTCGTGTCGTGATGCAGCTGGCTCAGCTGAAGGGGCTGATGGAAAGTCAGCTAATGGTGCAGGATGGTCAGGAAGAGCTGGCCAAGGAGCTCAACCTCAGCCCAGAAGAGATCTTCAACCTTCTTGATATCAACCAGGACGGACAGTTGCAGCTCCATGAG ATACTCACTCATTCTCGAGTTAGAGACGGGATTTGGCTCACGCCGGAGAACCTGCGAGAAATCTATGCTGGGCTCAAAGCTGACAAGGATGGTAACG GATTGCTTAGTCTGGAAGAGTTCAGGCTTCTCAGCAATGATGCCTTCCAGCGCTTCCTGCTGCAGCGAGGGGTGAAGCGGAGTCAGCTGGTGAGAAACAGCAGACACACTTGGCTGTACCAGGGCAAAGGAGCACACCAGGTCCTCCAAGACATCAAGACGAG GGTGACTCGCCTCACCCGGCTCCCGGCCACATTAGTTGACCTCAGTGAGCCGCTCCAGGTGGTTCGCTATGAAGAGGGCGGGCACTACCACGCCCACCATGACAGCGGTCCCGTCTATCCCGAAaccgcatgcacgcacacacgacTTGCAGCCAACACCTCCACCCCTTTTGAGACGTCTTGCAG GTACATCACTGTTCTCTTCTACCTGAACTCTGTTGAGGGGGGCGGGGAGACCGCATTCCCTGTGGCAGACAACAGGACCTATGATGAAGTG tctctCATACAGAACGACGTGGATCTTTTGGACACCAGGAGGAATTGTGACAAGAGTAACCTGAGGGTGAAGCCCACCAAAGGGACGGCTGTGTTCTGGTACAACTACCTTTCCGATGGAAAAG gTTGGGTGGGCGAGCAGGATGAATACGCTCTGCATGGCGGCTGTGTGGTCACCCATGGCACTAAGTGGGTCGCAAATAAATGGATCAACATTGACCCGGATTACCAGCGTCAGGCTCGCTATCAGCATCTGGTATCACGGCaaccagaggaagaagaggatgatgaaggtCTGACTCTGAACTCGGACATACAGAGCTCTAACATCCATCAAGACTTATAA
- the gpx1a gene encoding glutathione peroxidase 1a, with protein MAGNAKRFYELTAKLLSGESFSFAALKGKVVLVENVASLUGTTTRDYTQMNELYSRYSSKGLVILGVPCNQFGHQENCKNEEILRCLKYVRPGNGFEPKFQLLEKVDVNGKDAHPLFVYLKNSLPFPSDDTMALMSDPKFIIWSPVSRNDVSWNFEKFLIGPDGEPYKRYSRNFLTIDIEADIKDLLQKVK; from the exons ATGGCTGGAAACGCGAAGAGGTTTTATGAGCTGACCGCCAAGCTGCTGTCTGGAGAGTCCTTCAGCTTCGCTGCACTAAAGGGGAAAGTTGTTCTCGTAGAAAATGTGGCGTCTCTCTGAGGAACAACAACCAGGGACTACACTCAGATGAACGAGCTGTACTCTCGGTATTCCTCCAAGGGGCTCGTTATTCTGGGTGTTCCCTGCAATCAGTTTGGACATCAG GAGAACTGCAAGAATGAAGAAATCCTAAGATGTCTGAAGTATGTCCGTCCTGGGAATGGCTTTGAACCAAAGTTCCAGCTCCTCGAGAAGGTGGATGTGAATGGGAAGGATGcgcaccccttgtttgtctatCTGAAGAACAGCCTGCCATTTCCCAGCGACGATACAATGGCTCTCATGAGTGATCCAAAGTTCATCATCTGGAGTCCAGTGAGTAGGAACGATGTTTCCTGGAACTTTGAGAAGTTCCTGATTGGCCCAGATGGAGAGCCTTACAAGCGCTACAGCAGAAATTTCCTTACCATTGATATCGAGGCAGATATTAAAGATCTGCTCCAGAAGGTCAAGTAG
- the brk1 gene encoding probable protein BRICK1, whose translation MNATPYRESSNMAGQEDPVQREIHQDWANREYIEVITSSIKKIADFLNSFDMSCRSRLATLNEKLTALERRIEYIEARVTKGETLT comes from the exons ATGAACGCTACGCCGTATCGCGAATCGTCCAACATGGCCGGCCAGGAGGACCCAGTGCAGAGAGAGATTCACCAGGACTGGGCCAACCGAGAGTACATAGAAGTGATCACGAGCAGCATCAAGAAAATCGCCGACTTTCTGAATTCCTTCG ATATGTCGTGTCGATCCCGTCTGGCCACTCTAAATGAGAAGCTGACAGCGCTGGAGAGGAGGATTGAATACATTGAGGCCAGA GTGACAAAAGGAGAGACTTTGACCTAG